The following DNA comes from Chitinivibrionales bacterium.
TTTTCCATCTTCTCCTCCTTCTTCTCACATCTCCCGCACAACCTTTTCCACAGCGCTGGCAATATCCTCAGGGCGGTAATTCTCCTTTAGGAGCCTCTTTTGTTTCAGGCTGTCCAGGGTGAGCATCTCACCAAAAGCGAGGTGGGTGGCATGCTTTCTGCCGGCAAAAAAATCCGGGGCCTTTCCCGCGGGCTGGAGAGCGTAGGCCCCTTTAATTCGAAGGGGAATTACTGCCGCGCCGGTCTCCATCATGAGCGTTCCGATACCCGATTTGAATTTTCCCGTTTCCCCGGTGCGGGTACGGGTGCCTTCGGGGAAGATAATCAGGTTTTTTCCACTGTCGAGGACCTTGTGCGACGCTTTTAAGGCTTCAACAATATCGCCTTCACGTTCAACAGGGACCATGTTGGACCTTTTTGCCGCAAACGCCGAAAGCGGCTTTTCCAAAAGCTCTTTTTTCCCGATCGTATAGGTTTTCTTTCTGATACTCCACGGAAGAGCGCCGATTATAATCATGATATCGAGCGCGCTTTCATGGTTTGATGCGAAAATCACCGGACGGTCCGGGGGGATGTTCCGAACACCGGTCACGCGGATTCCCCAGAGCATGCGCCCGATTCCCAGCAGCAGGCCCGGAAGATAATGGTAGCTCAGGGCGGTGGTATCGTTCAGCTCCTCGCCGCCGCTATCCGATTTCAACCGCTCTTTGACCCCCTCGGTTTTGTTCTCGCCGACATTGCCGGCTTTGCCAGCCCGAAGGTCCTGGATAAGCGTCACGGCGTCAGCCATCGTTTCGATATTAACGAGATCTTCCATGGAAACCGAGCAATTATATTTCTCTTCGAGCATACAGATCAGATCGAGGCTTTTCAGCGAATCGAGCATGCAATCGAGCTGCAGATGCGACCGGGGAGTGAGCGATCCGGTATTCACTTTCGGAGACGCCTTTGCGACATAATCAACGATTGTTTTGAATTCCTCCGATTCCATCATGGCGCTTTCAAGATAGGTGAGGCGTATATGTGATGTCTCCTGCACTCCCTCCGACCGTTTCAGCTTTTCGAACATCTTTTTCAGTTCGTTTTTGATAATTTTTCGGGTGGTTGTCCGGGGAAGGGCGTGATAAGAAACAACGAAGGCGCCGATTTTTTTATAGGTTGGAAGGTCCCGGCCCATCCGCGCAAGCTCTTCGTTCATAAGCTCTGTTGCTTTTTCTATTGAATGACGGGCCCTGAAATCCTTGTCCGGAACGATTACCGCCCCGACAATCTCTTCGTTGTTGTCTTCTATGCCCAGAACACCGATCTCTTCGATATACGGCGACAGGGAATAGTACTCCTCGAGTTCGTCGGGATAGACATTTTTCCCCGAACTCAAAACGATAATATCCTTGGCCCGCCCGGTCAGATACAGAAAACCGTCATCGGTAACCCTTCCCAGATCGCCGGTATGAAACCATTTGTCGCTGTCAAAGGCTTCGGAAGTAATTTTTTCGTTATTGTAATACCCGGGGAAGACGGTTTCTCCCCGAAAGAGCACCTCGCCGATACCCTCTTCGTTGGGCTGAAAAATCTCCATATCATTGCCTTCAAGCACTTTCCCCACCGAGCCCTGACGGGGATCGTCGATAGGGCAGAGGGTGATAGGCCCGAAAGTCTCCGTAAGCCCGTAACCTTCAACGATATTGAAGCCCATCAACCGGAACCCGTCGAAATAATTCTTTTTCAGTGATGATCCCCCCGAAATGATACACTGGATATTGCCGCCAAAGCTTTTGTGCACCGAGCCGAAAAGCTTTTTCCTGAAGCCCATGCCGAAAACATTTCCCAGGATAGAGGAGAGCATTTTCAGAATGCCGAACACCATTGTGACAATCGGTCCTCCGGCATTTACTTTGCGCTGGATATTATCGTAAAAAAGCTCGAGCATCTGAGGGACTGCAGGTAAGATACTCACCTTTTTATCGTTGAGTCCTTCAAGGATGAGCGGTCCTTTGATTGCCGGAATAAAGACAATATCCATGCCTGTGGGAAGCGTAGCGGCAATGCAAGCCGCGCAGCCGAACACGTGGTGGAGCGGAAGAATGGCGATCATGGTGTCGGAGGGGCCCACTTTCATGCGAGGGACGCCGTGATTTGGTGCGGTGGTAAGGTTCCGCTGATTGAGTACCACGCCCTTGGCTTTCCCGGTAGTGCCGGATGTAAAGAGTATGGCCAGGGGATCGTCGGGAGCAAATTGCTGCGCGAATGCATCGCTGCCGGAATCCCCCCCGGCGATAAAATCGGCAAAGCTCACCCGCCCCTTCGGAGCATCAGGCTCCAGTACCACAATCTTTTTGATAAAATCGAACTCGCCGGCAAGCTTCTCAAAGAGTGAAACATAGGTGGCGGAACAGAAAACAACCCGCGATTCGGTAAGGCGGATTATCTCGGTAATCTCCGCGGCGGGAATGTTGGGATCGATCGGAACAATGCACCCGCCGGCGAGAATCGGTCCATGATAGGCCATAACCCATTCGGGGCAGTTGGCGCCGATAACCGCGGCATTCACCCCCTTGTTAAAACCCAGACTTTTCAGCATCGAAACCAGCTTGTTGAGGTCCGAACAAAAATCGCTGTAGCGCCAGGTCGTATACGACCCGTTGCGCTTTATATGAAAACAATCGCTGTTGGCATTTTTCTTTATTGATTCCCTGAGAAGATCAACATAGACATCTTTGCTCATAGAGGAAGCTCCTTGAAGGCGGAAAGGTGAGATTTGAGAATGTGAATGGCGCTATTGAAATCTGTTTATTCCGGGTGAAGTGTTCATACATTATAAGATACGCTCTCCATTTGGTTGAAGTAAAGTTTTTTTAATGCATGAGGCGGTGGCTTTTTGGTATATTCTTTGGAAAGGTGCACGGGTACCGGAGGGCTGCTGCTGTATTCTCTACCATGCCGCCGGTAGATTGTAATAGCCCGGTATTCCATCGAAGGCTCTAATAACAGGGGAGAAATCTATGGATGATTCGCCCAAGTTGCGAGGCACACCCGACCAGAATCTTGATCGGGCCAAAGCGCGTATTGTCGAACTGGAAGCCGCCGGTGAAGAGCTTCAAAAATTGCGTGAAGAACTCAAACGGAGTGAAGAACGCTATCGTACCGCGTTCGAATACACCGGTACCGCCATGATGGTTGTGGAAGAAGACACCACGGTAACAATGGGGAACCATAAGCTCGAAGAAGTCACCGGGTATCCGCAGGAAGAGGCGCGGAAAGGTCATAAATGGATCGATTTTGTTAACGACGACGATATGAAACGGTTGATGGAATATCATATCAAGCGGAGACACGATTCGACAACCACTGTCCCCAGCGAATACGAGTTCAAACTCAAACACAGGACCGGCGAGCTGAAAGATATCCTCATGAATGTCAGCATGATCCCGGGCACCAAAAAAAGCCTGATATCACTGATTGATATCACCGAGCGGAAAAAAGCCGAACGGGCCTTGAGGGAGAGTGAAGAAAAATTCAGAGAACTCTTCGAAAATGCCAACGATATTATCTACACAATCGATCTCGAAGGTAATTTTACTTCCGCAAATGCAGCAGCGAGCAGTACCTACGGTTATTCACCGCAAGAAATTGTTACGGTGAATATGTCGCAGATCA
Coding sequences within:
- a CDS encoding AMP-binding protein gives rise to the protein MSKDVYVDLLRESIKKNANSDCFHIKRNGSYTTWRYSDFCSDLNKLVSMLKSLGFNKGVNAAVIGANCPEWVMAYHGPILAGGCIVPIDPNIPAAEITEIIRLTESRVVFCSATYVSLFEKLAGEFDFIKKIVVLEPDAPKGRVSFADFIAGGDSGSDAFAQQFAPDDPLAILFTSGTTGKAKGVVLNQRNLTTAPNHGVPRMKVGPSDTMIAILPLHHVFGCAACIAATLPTGMDIVFIPAIKGPLILEGLNDKKVSILPAVPQMLELFYDNIQRKVNAGGPIVTMVFGILKMLSSILGNVFGMGFRKKLFGSVHKSFGGNIQCIISGGSSLKKNYFDGFRLMGFNIVEGYGLTETFGPITLCPIDDPRQGSVGKVLEGNDMEIFQPNEEGIGEVLFRGETVFPGYYNNEKITSEAFDSDKWFHTGDLGRVTDDGFLYLTGRAKDIIVLSSGKNVYPDELEEYYSLSPYIEEIGVLGIEDNNEEIVGAVIVPDKDFRARHSIEKATELMNEELARMGRDLPTYKKIGAFVVSYHALPRTTTRKIIKNELKKMFEKLKRSEGVQETSHIRLTYLESAMMESEEFKTIVDYVAKASPKVNTGSLTPRSHLQLDCMLDSLKSLDLICMLEEKYNCSVSMEDLVNIETMADAVTLIQDLRAGKAGNVGENKTEGVKERLKSDSGGEELNDTTALSYHYLPGLLLGIGRMLWGIRVTGVRNIPPDRPVIFASNHESALDIMIIIGALPWSIRKKTYTIGKKELLEKPLSAFAAKRSNMVPVEREGDIVEALKASHKVLDSGKNLIIFPEGTRTRTGETGKFKSGIGTLMMETGAAVIPLRIKGAYALQPAGKAPDFFAGRKHATHLAFGEMLTLDSLKQKRLLKENYRPEDIASAVEKVVREM